A single window of Microthrixaceae bacterium DNA harbors:
- a CDS encoding RHS repeat protein — MTRSGVWSGGFPKGNLVGADPGLWKTRLVSDEFGRVIEETDPLGNRVKTGYDLNGNMVRVETGLSATVTTG; from the coding sequence ATGACCCGATCGGGCGTTTGGAGTGGTGGTTTCCCGAAAGGCAACCTGGTGGGCGCTGACCCTGGCCTGTGGAAAACCAGGTTGGTGTCGGACGAGTTTGGTCGGGTGATCGAGGAGACCGACCCGTTGGGGAACCGGGTAAAGACCGGGTACGACCTGAACGGGAACATGGTCCGGGTGGAGACCGGGTTGTCTGCGACGGTCACCACAGGGTGA
- a CDS encoding RHS repeat protein, giving the protein MWVWDQRSRLKSHTDVNGRSTGYGWDDTANLTSISYPGPVHTGDQRPSMMRDGWSRSWIGLAG; this is encoded by the coding sequence ATGTGGGTGTGGGATCAGCGTTCCAGGTTGAAGTCCCACACCGACGTGAATGGTCGTTCCACGGGTTATGGCTGGGATGACACGGCGAACCTGACCTCGATCTCCTACCCCGGGCCAGTCCACACCGGTGACCAGAGACCTTCGATGATGCGGGACGGTTGGAGTCGGTCATGGATTGGGCTGGCCGGCTGA